The following are encoded in a window of Brettanomyces bruxellensis chromosome 9, complete sequence genomic DNA:
- a CDS encoding uncharacterized protein (BUSCO:EOG09260GF5) has protein sequence MPEYSRPKRDSRKNLASKYLSAIGSPEILYSTPLKPINNSNINNGAVSPKSSQDIDKNDPSTIEEKFSNVNTRNRCVPAVKRLILQKEQDTITNNAENFYPLPDSKLSKAKFAGFQKSTIHVEKRRGSNPSKSERGRMNKITHGISGSPSLKNLNKLKIIESQLNTRKVSNNNQRSVSGLQHKLKMTRDKSHHGFRPVFEEATASSIKEQSKLDFICRLLEVKNWIEEVLSGHLGFDEGHISEFQDYFRNGVLLAEIVKTLDSSAISHIYYGQGNVQGKYTTKKGLYFKFTENIVQFLDYLKKMHMPEMFIFETRDLFEMKNFPKVIFCVQALSYMMAMRGKGPQLHHISTDEIKIDASEIKKVEGQTRGLKIPNFSNIYDGIRVNVGKDIEPLALVKEGKSEIINNDLSASENVSDVDNTSVLGTSSLEKNVSEEAPELSKDISFMQSSLNDSFSEQQKFINNDEEDNDGNENSNADDGNSFDDYSLVLEDPELKAADTTRARILFRDYNPTVNIDMDEIEKKYNALIEQDDDFDVTGNVNVTIQSFVDSDSPDISRVDGSFPVENLVTFQSLARGALVRYALFVDKFMLKVFTPDLISFQSLVRGMLLRKRLNCDGKQVLYPHHSRDLRAESLIDDDTIKAKSQLASTSPEIVLLQSFVRGLVLRSQLHELKRKLLAQNKQLTLLQGIIRGKQLRKRLAGKLGLSKNMKVIIRKGHEIPKSGSHLSGRKRRPVSQHGHQSKNGEVRAKLGQSNVLLCGFSAIARGCLTRRKISIIRYWLHRNMRDVLTVQSVFRGVLTRFYIEMDLEMLEQYSSQITELQACIKGATVRTHIKARATWFSSPVNIKKIVFLQNFVRNCIAAHDYKSLINERNPPLKAVKNYVGLLNGSDVELEDEISIERYKKRIATESQRIGKWEHDLKQLGLKLQLLKRNKISLEEVVKFKNDNLNLTEYSENLTDIMKSSLSSDPNKLLGKACKSLQELYGKIFYLLQTQPKYFSELLTNMEFRGLRNEEKTLEGHIENWLLKVFNFGIVTVSTPTAPNREEFLLMKLILYTATDYFDEIDTDTAFHNFLKQRQVLTYDKMGHWEMLLIAYINLPQQRLFAKNLFSNLILRITSDSDAWYESDPSKIYKALLVKDEENGKITLKNLNMEDPIDDPDTRQQFVKNLSGLREASYDTMKIIGDSVSKLPLYLRSICREIYLQLRDQFPGESEKYYLSAVGSVFLKCYVLPLFIKPSNYSIDIAGISDEFETVEKVMGNLEQVACVLNQLVSMRPFSSTNMYLQPLNPFIAEFSEGVRLIIKEIINVESIDECYQMNSVYDDVVSHEKPTLRMDSDDVLLILRYIRSNIEQIAPERNDYLRYLLIGARELSPNHSKLDIKNGLLDIVLEPVTEGTDSNDLETKALIMEAKRYVIYILQVQDGENLLDLLLSEISPQNELKFKEIVKREKKSIKNVNGLDAVLEKQALDDIYNSTYPQVKKHAIELILELEGKGVVTRSNCYQELLNDIAKDIKHKKLQKDDRERRLKVVVDTLTKLTQKEKTCSKLYSEYIKDIDRAMLKLQDESANRKKSFISRLFSRQYYYQLSVKRKKGYIPRFGSFKYNGKYLEEKCILDSITSTSHAHIRVNRVDFMFSSERQGEFIVDVSNNSVGIFGQETVTLDDLLNLQYESKKQPGSPLECSLLCLPDYKDGDVISPPSFLVNNTVTVTHNGLYRFCRKCKVWKPDRCHHCSSCNKCVLRMDHHCPWFAECIGFRNHKFFVQFLGYSALFCITIAVVTGWANYRFFITETLSMDDFSFHILFAFFTSIMFGLCLLIFSIFTDYQLLKNRTTIESYESQSYRYRQNSHTLGNIFDNGSKRNWCSIMGNTIIEWLLPIRRHSIYGYNDGLRYEVNERLYRKMQEDAVIQKRLSNKLQKYKLKQSKVREDAVRPFIGNSGYIH, from the exons AACTTTCAAAAGCAAAGTTTGCTGGCTTTCAGAAGTCTACAATTCATGTTGAAAAGCGAAGAGGAAGTAATCCATCGAAAAGTGAACGAGGtagaatgaataaaatcacTCATGGAATTTCAGGTTCCCCTTCTTTAAAGAACTTGAACAAACTTAAAATTATAGAAAGTCAACTCAATACAAGAAAAGTgtcaaataataatcagAGATCAGTCTCCGGCTTACAGcataaattgaaaatgaCGCGGGACAAATCTCATCATGGTTTTAGACCCGTCTTTGAGGAAGCTACAGCTTCCTCGATTAAAGAGCAATCAAAATTGGATTTTATTTGCAGACTTCTAGAAGTTAAAAATTGGATTGAGGAGGTTCTTAGTGGACATTTAGGATTTGATGAAGGGCATATCTCCGAGTTTCAGGACTATTTTAGAAACGGCGTTCTTCTAGCTGAAATTGTTAAAACGCTTGATTCTTCAGCTATCTCACACATATATTATGGACAAGGCAATGTGCAAGGCAAGTACACCACAAAGAAGGGGCTTTATTTTAAGTTTACGGAAAATATTGTTCAATTCCTtgattatttgaaaaaaatgcacatgcctgaaatgtttatttttgaaactAGAGACTTGTTCGAAATGAAAAACTTTCCGAAAGTAATCTTTTGCGTACAGGCTTTAAGTTATATGATGGCCATGCGAGGAAAAGGTCCCCAATTACATCACATATCTACAGATGAAATTAAGATTGATGCTAGTGAGATAAAGAAGGTGGAAGGGCAAACTAGAGGTCTCaaaattccaaattttAGCAACATTTATGACGGTATTCGGGTGAACGTTGGAAAAGATATTGAGCCATTAGCATTAGTCAAGGAAGGAAAGTcggaaataataaataatgattTAAGTGCTTCAGAAAATGTGTCTGATGTTGATAATACTTCTGTTCTGGGGACAAGTAGCCTAGAGAAGAATGTTAGTGAAGAAGCACCAGAATTGAGCAAAGATATATCTTTCATGCAGAGCAGTTTAAACGACTCCTTTTCTGAACAGCAGAAATTTATTAATAACGACGAGGAAGATAATGATGGCAATGAAAATAGTAACGCTGATGATGGAAATAGCTTTGACGATTATTCGTTAGTTTTGGAAGACCCCGAATTAAAGGCTGCTGATACTACAAGGGCAAGAATTCTCTTCAGGGATTACAACCCTACAGTGAATATTGATATggatgaaattgaaaagaaatataacGCATTAATTGAGcaagatgatgattttgatgtGACTGGTAACGTTAATGTGACTATTCAAAGTTTTGTCGATTCAGACTCTCCCGATATTTCGAGGGTGGATGGCTCTTTTCCAGTTGAAAATTTGGTTACCTTTCAATCATTGGCCCGTGGTGCATTGGTCCGCTATGCCTTATTTGTGGATAAATTTATGTTAAAGGTGTTCACACCAGATCTTATTTCATTTCAGTCACTGGTACGTGGTATGTTATTAAGGAAACGTCTGAACTGTGATGGTAAGCAGGTGTTGTATCCACACCACAGTCGAGATCTAAGGGCGGAATCTcttattgatgatgatacaATAAAAGCGAAAAGTCAACTGGCTTCTACGTCGCCGGAAATTGTACTTCTTCAATCTTTTGTTAGGGGTCTTGTTTTGAGAAGTCAACTTCatgaattgaaaagaaaacttctGGCACAGAACAAGCAGCTCACATTATTGCAAGGTATCATAAGAGGAAAGCAGCTTCGTAAGCGTTTGGCAGGAAAATTGGGACTTTCGAAGAACATGAAAGTAATCATTAGGAAAGGGCACGAGATCCCTAAGAGTGGTTCTCATCTCAGTGGACGCAAACGCCGTCCCGTGAGTCAGCATGGCCATCAAAGTAAGAATGGAGAAGTTAGGGCAAAGCTTGGACAAAGTAATGTTTTACTTTGTGGTTTTTCAGCCATAGCAAGGGGGTGTTTGACTAGACGAAAAATTTCTATAATAAGATATTGGCTTCACCGAAATATGCGTGACGTTTTAACAGTTCAATCAGTTTTCCGTGGTGTCCTAACTAGATTCTACATTGAAATGGATTTGGAAATGCTGGAACAGTATTCTTCCCAGATAACTGAATTACAGGCTTGCATAAAGGGGGCCACTGTTAGAACTCATATCAAGGCACGTGCCACTTGGTTCTCGAGTCCTGTCaacattaaaaaaattgtgtTTTTGCAGAACTTTGTTCGTAATTGTATTGCTGCTCACGACTATAAGTCATTGATTAATGAGAGAAATCCGCCATTGAAAGCAGTTAAGAATTATGTTGGATTATTAAATGGATCCGACGTTGAACTTGAAGACGAAATTAGCATTGAAAGATATAAGAAGAGAATTGCAACTGAGAGTCAACGAATCGGAAAGTGGGAGCATGATCTTAAGCAGCTTGGCTTGAAGCTGCAATTATTAAAAAGGAACAAAATATCCTTGGAAGAGGTTgtcaaatttaaaaatgataatttaaatttaaCTGAGTACTCCGAGAACTTAACAGATATTATGAAATCAAGCTTATCATCAGACCCAAATAAACTTCTTGGAAAAGCTTGCAAGAGCTTGCAAGAACTATACGGGAAAATATTCTACTTACTTCAAACGCAACCTAAATACTTCTCAGAACTTTTGACTAACATGGAATTTCGTGGTTTACggaatgaagaaaaaacttTGGAAGGTCACATCGAGAATTGGCTGTTAAAGGTGTTTAACTTTGGTATTGTCACTGTATCAACTCCAACTGCACCTAATAGGGAGGAGTTCTTACTAATGAAGTTGATATTGTATACGGCAACTGATTATTTTGATGAGATCGACACAGATACCGCTTTTCATAACTTCTTAAAGCAAAGACAGGTACTCACTTATGATAAAATGGGACATTGGGAAATGCTCCTCATTGCTTACATCAATCTTCCTCAACAGCGATTGTTTGCCAAAAATCTATTCAGcaatttaatattgagAATAACCTCCGATTCAGATGCTTGGTATGAATCGGatccttcaaaaatttacaaGGCTTTACTTgtgaaagatgaagaaaatggaaagattacattaaaaaatttaaatatggAAGATCCAATTGATGACCCTGATACAAGACAACAGTTTGTTAAGAATCTGAGTGGACTTCGGGAAGCATCATATGATACTATGAAGATTATTGGTGATAGCGTTAGCAAGCTTCCGCTATATTTGAGATCTATCTGTAGGGAGATATATCTTCAACTTAGGGATCAGTTTCCTGGTGAATCTGAGAAATATTATTTGAGTGCAGTCGGTTCCGTTTTCTTGAAATGTTACGtacttcctttatttaTAAAGCCCAGCAATTACTCCATCGATATCGCTGGAATTAGTGACGAATTTGAAACGGTTGAAAAAGTTATGGGAAATCTTGAGCAGGTTGCATGTGTTTTGAATCAGCTTGTATCTATGAGACCATTTTCATCCACAAATATGTACCTGCAACCGCTAAATCCATTTATTGCTGAATTTTCGGAAGGTGTCAGGCTTATTATCAAAGAGATCATCAATGTTGAATCAATTGATGAATGCTATCAAATGAATTCTGTTTATGATGACGTTGTTTCACACGAAAAGCCTACATTGAGAATGGATTCTGATGACGTACTCCTTATTCTTAGATATATTAGATCAAATATTGAACAGATTGCACCCGAAAGAAATGATTATTTACGATATTTACTTATCGGGGCTCGTGAACTCAGTCCAAATCACAGCAAGCTTGATATTAAGAATGGCTTGTTGGATATAGTACTGGAGCCTGTAACGGAAGGCACCGATAGCAATGATTTGGAAACCAAGGCTCTTATTATGGAAGCAAAGAGATATgtcatatatatattgcaAGTCCAGGATGGAGAGAATCTTCTTGATTTATTGCTCTCCGAAATTAGTCCACAGAATGAACTCAAGTTTAAAGAGATCGTcaaacgagaaaaaaagagcataaAGAATGTTAACGGCCTCGATGCAGTTCTAGAAAAGCAAGCCTTGGACGATATTTATAATTCCACATACCCTCAGGTTAAGAAGCATGCGATTGAATTAATTTTAGAGTTGGAGGGCAAGGGAGTTGTCACTAGATCTAACTGTTATCAAGAACTCTTGAATGATATAGCAAAGGATATCAAACACAAAAAACTGCAAAAGGACGATAGAGAAAGGCGTTTAAAGGTTGTTGTGGATACATTGACAAAACTAACACAAAAGGAAAAGACATGCTCCAAACTCTATTCAGAGTACATAAAGGACATCGACCGTGCGATGTTAAAGCTACAAGACGAATCGGCGAATCGGAAAAagtcatttatttcacGACTTTTCTCTCGCCAGTATTATTATCAACTGTCGGTGAAACGAAAGAAAGGATACATCCCAAGATTTGGTTCCTTTAAATataatggaaaatatcTTGAGGAAAAGTGCATTCTAGATTCTATCACATCTACTTCGCATGCTCATATTAGAGTTAACAGAGTTGACTTTATGTTCAGTTCGGAGAGGCAAGGAGAGTTCATAGTGGATGTTTCGAACAACTCAGTTGGCATATTTGGGCAAGAAACAGTGACTTTGGATGATTTATTAAATTTGCAATATGAAAGTAAAAAGCA GCCTGGGTCACCACTTGAGTGTTCATTGTTATGTCTTCCAGATTACAAGGATGGGGATGTTATCAGTCCGCCATCCTTTTTAGTCAACAATACTGTTACGGTTACGCATAATGGGCTTTATAGATTTTGCAGAAAATGTAAGGTTTGGAAGCCGGACAGATGCCATCATTGTTCATCTTGCAATAAATGTGTTCTTCGGATGGATCATCACTGTCCATGGTTTGCAGAATGTATAGGATTTCGAAACCACAAATTCTTTGTTCAGTTTCTGGGTTACTCAGCACTGTTTTGTATAACCATTGCTGTGGTCACTGGTTGGGCGAATTATAGATTTTTCATCACGGAGACACTTTCAATGGAtgacttttcctttcatATTCTCTTTGCATTCTTCACATCTATCATGTTTGGACTGTGTCTccttatattttccatctttACAGACTATCAATTGCTGAAGAATCGGACCACAATTGAATCCTATGAATCGCAGTCATATCGATATCGACAGAATTCACATACATTaggaaatatatttgataacGGGagtaaaagaaattggTGTTCGATTATGGGAAACACCATTATTGAATGGTTATTGCCAATCAGAAGGCATTCCATCTACGGGTATAATGATGGCTTAAGATACGAGGTGAATGAAAGACTTTATCGAAAAATGCAAGAAGATGCAGTAATTCAAAAGAGACTCTCCAACAAGCTACAGAAATACAAGTTGAAACAGAGTAAAGTTCGTGAAGATGCTGTCAGACCCTTTATAGGAAATTCTGGATATATACATTAG
- the RPD3 gene encoding histone deacetylase, producing MLYEEKPWDPIKVNPQDKKRVAYFYDSDVGNFSYGANHPMKPHRIRMAHSLIMNYGLYKKMEIYRAKPATREEMCQFHSDEYIDFLARATPDNLDLFNKEKFNVGDDCPVFDGLFEFCSISGGGSMEGAARLNRGKCDVAINYAGGLHHAKKSEASGFCYVNDIALGILELLRYHPRVLYIDIDVHHGDGVEEAFYTTDRVMTCSFHKYGEFFPGTGELHDIGVGKGKHYAVNVPLRDGIDDVTYRSIFEPLIKTIIEWYQPSAIVLQCGGDSLSGDRLGCFNLSMRGHANCVNYVKGFGIPLMIVGGGGYTIRNVARTWTFETGLINQTILGPDLPFNDYYEYYGPDYKLDVRPSNMYNANSPEYLSRILTEIYSSLEPTKHAPSVQMQPIPADIRGFDDDTAEDSKEAMDTKGGSQKNRDEIVVADNDYYDKAEDVHMVKNYSDHEKTNSNSLSESARDGNQVMPNSANSVGSTAVSSGTASITQATSLSNNETK from the exons ATGTTATACGAAGAAAAGCCATGGGATCCCATAAAGGTCAATCCACAGGACAAGAAGA GGGTCGCATATTTTTATGATTCTGACGTTGGAAACTTTTCGTATGGTGCAAATCATCCTATGAAACCTCATCGGATTAGAATGGCACATTCACTGATAATGAACTATGGATTGTATaagaagatggaaatataCAGGGCAAAGCCAGCTACTCGTGAGGAGATGTGTCAGTTCCATAGCGATGAGTATATAGATTTCCTTGCCCGGGCCACTCCAGACAACTTGGATCTTTTCAACAAGGAGAAGTTTAACGTGGGTGACGACTGTCCAGTCTTCGATGGATTGTTTGAGTTTTGTAGTATTTCTGGTGGTGGTTCTATGGAAGGTGCCGCAAGACTCAATAGAGGAAAGTGTGATGTTGCCATTAATTATGCAGGGGGGTTGCATCATGCCAAGAAATCTGAGGCATCTGGATTTTGCTACGTTAATGATATAGCTCTGGGTATATTAGAACTATTACGATATCATCCACGTGTGCTATATATTGATATCGATGTTCACCATGGGGATGGCgttgaagaagctttttACACTACAGATCGTGTTATGACCTGCTCTTTTCACAAGTACGGAGAGTTCTTCCCTGGAACGGGTGAGCTTCATGATATTGGTGTTGGTAAAGGTAAGCATTATGCAGTGAATGTGCCTCTCAGGGATGGTATTGATGACGTGACATATCGATCAATATTTGAGCCATTGATTAAAACCATTATAGAATGGTATCAACCTTCTGCTATTGTGCTTCAATGTGGTGGTGATTCTCTTTCTGGTGATCGTTTGGGTTGTTTCAACTTGTCTATGAGGGGACATGCTAATTGTGTTAACTATGTTAAGGGCTTTGGGATACCTTTAATGATTGTTGGAGGAGGTGGCTACACCATCAGAAATGTTGCAAGAACATGGACTTTTGAAACTGGTTTAATTAATCAGACAATCTTGGGCCCCGATCTCCCATTTAACGATTATTATGAGTATTACGGTCCGGACTACAAACTTGATGTGAGACCATCTAACATGTACAATGCCAACTCACCAGAGTATCTAAGCCGTATTCTAACCGAAATTTACTCTAGTCTTGAGCCAACAAAGCATGCACCATCAGTTCAAATGCAGCCTATTCCCGCTGATATTCGAggatttgatgatgatacaGCAGAGGATTCGAAGGAGGCAATGGATACAAAGGGTGGGTCACAGAAGAACCGTGATGAAATTGTTGTGGCAGATAATGATTATTACGATAAAGCGGAGGATGTGCATatggtgaaaaattattcTGACCACGAGAAAACCAATTCAAACAGTCTTTCGGAATCTGCGAGGGATGGAAATCAGGTAATGCCAAATAGTGCCAATAGTGTGGGATCAACAGCTGTGTCTTCAGGTACTGCCAGCATTACTCAAGCAACTTCTTTAAGCAATAATGAGACCAAATGA
- a CDS encoding uncharacterized protein (BUSCO:EOG0926384F), which translates to MLVWPNGPPRNILIVKKPHKNHVTEALLILLGHIYKKYPKCNIILKREAAKEIEQIEKDGKQLTEERSIYTGTNSEIVGKADLLISLGGDGTILRGVSMFSSGTAPPVLSFSLGTLGFLLPFDFKDYEPALRSVFEGKAKVMRRERIECHIIKKKSDGNEMSAEELEKEEEEFEAEEDRDDITESNSYSMHSLHVHAMNDIVMHRGALPGLINLDVFINGHFLTRTTADGLIFATPTGSTAYSLSAGGSIVHPFVRCIMITSICPRSLSFRPLILPTNSKITVKITAKNDLISANSEQTDLSGDITAKLSVDGIPVTELGPGDEIHVLSESEPKLNDKEDITEAHIEKYMEKGVWCVTRSDGDWVNGINGMLGFNTGFHTKP; encoded by the coding sequence ATGCTAGTTTGGCCAAATGGCCCGCCAAGAAATATCCTTATAGTCAAGAAACCTCATAAGAATCACGTTACTGAAGCTTTGCTCATTTTACTTGGCCACatttacaaaaaatatcCGAAGTGTAATATAATATTAAAGAGGGAAGCAGCTAAAGAAATCGAACAAATTGAAAAGGATGGCAAACAGTTGACAGAGGAACGCAGTATATATACAGGCACGAACTCAGAAATTGTTGGAAAGGCTGACCTTCTCATATCACTAGGTGGGGATGGCACAATTCTTAGAGGCGTTTCGATGTTTTCAAGTGGGACTGCTCCTCCCGTACTGAGCTTTTCACTTGGTACTTTGggatttcttcttcctttcgATTTTAAAGATTACGAACCCGCATTGAGAAGTGTTTTTGAAGGAAAGGCAAAGGTCATGCGAAGAGAAAGAATAGAATGCCATattataaaaaagaagagtgaTGGGAACGAAATGAGTGCAGAAGAACTGgaaaaagaggaggaagagttTGAAGCAGAGGAGGATAGGGATGATATCACAGAATCAAACTCATATTCCATGCATTCGCTACACGTTCATGCTATGAACGATATCGTCATGCATCGTGGTGCTCTGCCAGGCCTCATCAATCTGGATGTTTTCATAAATGGTCATTTTCTAACTAGGACCACCGCAGACGGCTTGATATTTGCCACACCAACTGGCTCTACTGCATATTCATTATCGGCTGGAGGTTCTATCGTTCATCCTTTTGTTCGCTGTATCATGATTACATCGATTTGTCCTAGATCATTGTCGTTTCGTCCATTAATTCTTCCTACAAATTCAAAGATTACAGTCAAAATTACAGCCAAGAACGATTTAATCTCTGCCAACAGTGAACAAACAGATTTGTCTGGGGACATTACGGCAAAGCTGAGCGTTGATGGCATTCCTGTTACAGAGCTTGGGCCGGGAGATGAAATTCATGTTCTTTCAGAATCTGAGCCGAAGCTGAATGACAAGGAAGACATCACGGAAGCACACatagaaaaatatatggaaAAGGGCGTATGGTGTGTCACCCGGTCTGATGGTGATTGGGTGAACGGAATAAATGGAATGCTTGGCTTCAACACTGGCTTTCATACGAAGCCTTAA
- a CDS encoding uncharacterized protein (SECRETED:SignalP(1-20)): protein MRYSTLFLTLLTVYPLGSLSIELQGVNRESEYKEPIPQEFDGSWQRWHMKVEHDLDDADPEAVFKLHDTRNANRLCAYDILRMYGLARDEVVGEGNGMGSHDNTEIIGRQLKEKVVNKVMDLIDTNNDGEISLDEWKRYSSEGGEFPDFGLGSGHEYDFEDEYEKHHWIKYHSQNDPDVNVQHAEDVEHELLHHFHEIEHEQIKKGEVVNSPILLDHVPAKFLARQ from the coding sequence ATGAGATATTCAACCTTATTTCTTACGCTGTTGACCGTGTACCCCCTAGGATCTTTATCTATAGAGCTGCAAGGTGTTAACAGAGAGTCTGAGTACAAGGAGCCAATTCCACAAGAGTTCGATGGTTCCTGGCAGCGGTGGCATATGAAAGTGGAGCATGACTTGGATGATGCGGATCCTGAGGCAGTTTTCAAGTTACATGATACTAGAAATGCAAACCGGCTTTGTGCGTATGATATTTTGAGAATGTATGGATTGGCAAGGGATGAAGTTGTTGGCGAAGGTAATGGTATGGGTTCACATGACAATACTGAGATCATTGGGCGTCAactaaaagaaaaagtggtTAATAAAGTCATGGATCTTATTGATACGAATAATGATGGTGAAATTTCACTAGATGAGTGGAAGAGATACAGTAGTGAAGGTGGAGAGTTTCCCGATTTTGGTCTCGGTTCGGGTCACGAGTACGATTTTGAGGATGAGTACGAAAAGCATCATTGGATAAAGTATCACTCTCAAAATGATCCAGATGTTAATGTGCAACATGCAGAAGATGTAGAGCACGAGTTActtcatcatttccatGAAATTGAGCACgaacaaattaaaaaggGTGAAGTTGTAAATAGTCCAATCCTACTAGACCATGTGCCCGCAAAGTTCTTAGCTCGACAATAA